The following proteins come from a genomic window of Streptomyces liliiviolaceus:
- a CDS encoding shikimate kinase, with product MGVGKTTVGGLIAERLGLACRDTDADIVAAQARSIADIFATEGEVRFRDLERAAVRAALLEHRGVLALGGGAVLDARTRGLLAGGPVAFLDMEWHDAVLRVGMDSVRPLLAVDPEATWRRTRQVRRPLYLEVARAVVETGGRAPQDVAGAVLEALALAPAPGR from the coding sequence ATGGGCGTGGGCAAGACCACGGTCGGCGGGTTGATCGCGGAGCGGCTCGGGCTGGCCTGCAGGGACACGGACGCCGACATCGTCGCCGCGCAGGCCAGGTCGATCGCCGACATCTTCGCCACCGAGGGCGAGGTTCGCTTCCGCGACCTGGAGCGGGCCGCGGTCCGGGCCGCCCTGCTGGAGCACAGGGGTGTCCTGGCGCTGGGCGGTGGGGCGGTGCTGGACGCCCGGACCCGCGGGCTGCTGGCCGGGGGGCCGGTGGCCTTCCTCGACATGGAGTGGCACGACGCCGTCCTACGCGTCGGGATGGACTCCGTACGCCCTCTGCTGGCGGTCGATCCCGAGGCGACCTGGCGTCGGACGAGACAGGTCCGCCGGCCTCTCTACCTGGAGGTCGCCCGTGCCGTGGTCGAGACCGGCGGACGCGCTCCGCAGGACGTCGCCGGCGCCGTTTTGGAGGCACTGGCCCTCGCCCCGGCGCCGGGGCGCTGA
- a CDS encoding ketoacyl-ACP synthase III family protein: MKLENIYLAGVGTYIPELVPVEQAVKDGLYSEAEHEASGMESVAIEDTLGAPDMAIRAAEVAIRRSGHHPDDFAALLHSTTFLQGPHDGWSPSHYILLNALDRPISATVIQQGCNGLMTGIEMAAHRLIAADDKDAVLVTGADNFNTPMVDRWRASGLFFMADSGSAIVVSRRSGFAKVLAVGSVSDPKLEWRHRAEGSLMPPREPSHKLLDFETRVKFWQRKWADGTPPPGGNFIDLLSGVAERTLGEVGLTMDDVARVTHVGFHRDTLHALYLEPLGIDADRGTWERSRQIGHASMSDVVIGLEHLWLTRQVNPGDRVLMIGTTPGMEVGCAVVEITEGPDDA; encoded by the coding sequence ATGAAGCTTGAGAACATCTACCTGGCCGGGGTAGGCACCTACATACCCGAGCTGGTGCCGGTCGAGCAGGCAGTGAAGGACGGCCTCTACAGCGAGGCGGAGCACGAGGCCTCCGGCATGGAGTCGGTGGCGATCGAGGACACCCTCGGCGCACCGGACATGGCGATCCGGGCCGCCGAGGTCGCGATACGGCGATCGGGGCACCACCCCGACGACTTCGCCGCCTTGCTGCACAGCACCACGTTCCTGCAGGGCCCGCACGACGGCTGGTCGCCCTCGCACTACATCCTGCTGAACGCGCTGGACCGGCCGATCAGCGCCACCGTGATCCAGCAGGGCTGCAACGGGCTGATGACCGGGATCGAGATGGCCGCCCACCGGCTGATCGCGGCCGACGACAAGGACGCCGTCCTGGTGACGGGCGCGGACAACTTCAACACCCCGATGGTGGACCGCTGGCGTGCCTCCGGGCTGTTCTTCATGGCGGACAGCGGCTCGGCCATCGTGGTGTCCCGGCGGAGCGGATTCGCCAAGGTGCTCGCGGTCGGTTCGGTCTCCGACCCGAAGCTGGAGTGGCGGCACCGCGCCGAGGGGTCCCTGATGCCACCGCGCGAACCGTCGCACAAGCTCCTGGACTTCGAGACCCGGGTCAAGTTCTGGCAGCGCAAGTGGGCCGACGGCACCCCTCCCCCGGGCGGCAACTTCATCGACCTGCTCTCGGGTGTCGCGGAACGCACGCTGGGCGAGGTGGGCCTGACGATGGACGACGTCGCCAGGGTCACGCACGTCGGTTTCCACCGGGACACGCTCCACGCCCTGTATCTGGAGCCGCTCGGCATCGACGCCGACCGCGGCACCTGGGAGCGGAGCCGGCAGATCGGCCACGCCAGCATGTCCGACGTCGTCATCGGGCTCGAACACCTGTGGCTCACCCGCCAGGTGAACCCGGGCGACCGGGTGCTGATGATCGGCACCACCCCCGGCATGGAGGTCGGCTGCGCCGTCGTCGAGATCACCGAGGGGCCGGACGATGCCTGA
- a CDS encoding (2,3-dihydroxybenzoyl)adenylate synthase yields the protein MLDGCTPWPAEYAERYRAEGYWTGESLIDVLESSAARHGSATALVQGDLRVSYEELVLRSRRAAVGFRELGIAPDDRVVVQLPNVVEFVVVCFGLFRLGAKPVFALPSHRASEIRHLLEISGAAGYVLPGVHRGFDHPALGRRMRDEVGTLRHLFTLDETVAGDDLVALSAVEAAGAAADPSGTVPLPAPDPADVAFFLLSGGTTALPKLISRTHDDYVYMMRAAVEAIRLTGDDVYLAVLPVEFNFTFGCPGVIGTLLSGGTAVLAADATPERCFPVIERERVTVTSVGPSVVQLWLDAAEWMKPDLSSVRALQIGGSKLHRDLAARIRPELGCGIQQVFGMAEGLICFTRDDDPEEALLTTQGHPISPADEMRIVDDKDQDVPPDTIGELLTRGPYTPRGYYRSPEHNARAFTEDGFYRSGDLARLTPDGRLVIEGRIKDLINRGGEKVSAGDVEGHLEALPAISRAAVVPVPDDYLGERMYAYIVAVGTAPTLPEIKAALTERGLAAYKLPDRVEAVDELPHTGLGKIDKKILAARARGETTPTAAVFFSPLSGGTGTDRPAS from the coding sequence GTGCTCGACGGATGCACGCCGTGGCCCGCTGAGTATGCCGAGCGGTACCGCGCGGAGGGTTACTGGACCGGCGAGAGCCTGATCGACGTGCTGGAGTCCTCGGCCGCGCGCCACGGCTCCGCGACCGCGCTGGTGCAGGGGGATCTGCGGGTCTCCTACGAGGAACTCGTGCTGCGGTCCCGTCGGGCGGCGGTCGGGTTCCGGGAGCTGGGAATCGCTCCGGACGACCGGGTGGTGGTGCAGCTGCCCAACGTCGTGGAGTTCGTGGTGGTCTGCTTCGGCCTGTTCCGGCTCGGCGCCAAACCGGTGTTCGCGCTCCCGTCCCACCGGGCCAGCGAGATCCGGCACCTCCTGGAGATCTCCGGTGCGGCCGGCTACGTCCTGCCCGGTGTCCACCGCGGCTTCGACCACCCGGCGCTCGGCCGCAGAATGCGCGACGAGGTGGGCACGCTGCGCCATCTGTTCACCCTCGACGAGACGGTGGCGGGCGACGACCTGGTGGCTCTCTCGGCCGTGGAGGCCGCGGGTGCAGCCGCCGATCCGTCCGGCACCGTCCCGCTCCCCGCCCCGGACCCCGCCGATGTGGCGTTCTTCCTGCTGTCCGGCGGGACCACCGCACTGCCCAAGCTGATCTCCCGCACCCACGACGACTACGTCTACATGATGCGCGCGGCGGTCGAGGCGATCCGGCTCACCGGGGACGACGTGTATCTCGCGGTGCTGCCGGTCGAGTTCAACTTCACCTTCGGCTGTCCCGGTGTGATCGGCACCCTGCTGTCCGGCGGAACGGCGGTGCTCGCGGCGGACGCCACGCCGGAGCGCTGCTTCCCGGTCATCGAACGGGAGAGGGTCACCGTCACCTCGGTGGGCCCCAGTGTCGTCCAGCTCTGGCTGGACGCCGCGGAGTGGATGAAGCCGGACCTGTCCTCCGTACGCGCCCTGCAGATCGGTGGTTCCAAACTCCACCGGGACCTCGCGGCTCGCATCCGGCCCGAACTCGGCTGCGGGATACAGCAGGTCTTCGGCATGGCCGAGGGGCTGATCTGCTTCACCCGGGACGACGACCCCGAGGAGGCCCTGCTCACCACCCAGGGACACCCGATCTCCCCGGCCGACGAGATGCGGATCGTCGACGACAAGGACCAGGACGTCCCGCCCGACACGATCGGTGAACTGCTGACCCGCGGCCCCTACACGCCACGCGGCTACTACCGGTCCCCGGAGCACAACGCGCGGGCCTTCACCGAGGACGGCTTCTACCGCAGCGGCGACCTGGCGCGGCTGACACCCGACGGACGGCTGGTGATCGAGGGCCGCATCAAGGACCTCATCAACCGCGGCGGCGAGAAGGTGTCCGCCGGTGACGTCGAGGGTCATCTGGAGGCCCTCCCCGCGATCTCGCGTGCGGCGGTCGTCCCCGTGCCGGACGACTATCTGGGCGAGCGCATGTACGCCTACATCGTCGCCGTGGGCACTGCGCCGACGCTGCCGGAGATCAAGGCCGCTCTGACCGAACGCGGGCTGGCCGCCTACAAGCTGCCGGACCGGGTGGAGGCGGTGGACGAACTGCCGCACACCGGTCTCGGCAAGATCGACAAGAAGATCCTGGCGGCCCGGGCCCGGGGCGAGACCACGCCCACCGCGGCGGTCTTCTTCAGCCCTCTCTCCGGAGGCACGGGCACGGACCGCCCCGCGAGCTGA
- a CDS encoding phosphopantetheine-binding protein has translation MADEPVSTPDQVRSAVAALIGTAPQDIPGDANLVFLGLGSLDVMRLSSRWRREGLPVEFEVLTADPTIDNWVRHLDSLRPRSD, from the coding sequence ATGGCCGACGAGCCGGTCTCCACCCCCGATCAGGTACGCAGCGCCGTCGCGGCGCTGATCGGCACCGCCCCGCAGGACATCCCGGGAGACGCCAACCTCGTGTTCCTCGGGCTCGGTTCCCTGGACGTCATGCGGCTGAGCAGCCGCTGGCGCCGCGAGGGCCTGCCGGTGGAGTTCGAGGTCCTGACCGCCGACCCGACGATCGACAACTGGGTGCGCCACCTCGACTCCCTGCGCCCGCGCTCCGACTGA
- a CDS encoding isochorismatase family protein, with translation MTAPAIPEISSYPMPTAAELPENTASWTVDPRRALLLVHDMQHFFLRPFPAGRSPVTDLVDNVTRLREAAVAAGVPVAYTAQPGDMTDEQRGLLKDFWGPGMSGDPAQRGVPEQLAPGPDDTVLVKWRPSAFFRTPLLDLLREQGRDQLVLCGVYAHVGILQTACEAFAHDIQTFLVADAVADFSAADHRMAVAYAAGRCSMVVPTATVSNALGAVVTGGAR, from the coding sequence ATGACGGCTCCGGCCATTCCCGAGATCTCGTCCTACCCCATGCCCACCGCCGCCGAACTGCCGGAGAACACGGCGAGCTGGACGGTCGACCCGCGGCGCGCCCTGCTCCTCGTCCACGACATGCAGCACTTCTTCCTCCGGCCCTTCCCTGCCGGACGGTCGCCGGTGACCGACCTGGTCGACAACGTCACCCGGCTCCGGGAGGCCGCCGTGGCGGCCGGCGTCCCGGTGGCGTACACCGCCCAGCCGGGCGACATGACCGACGAACAGCGCGGTCTGCTCAAGGACTTCTGGGGTCCCGGGATGAGCGGCGATCCCGCGCAGCGGGGAGTACCCGAGCAGCTGGCGCCCGGCCCGGACGACACCGTCCTGGTCAAGTGGCGGCCGAGCGCGTTCTTCCGGACACCGCTGCTGGACCTGCTGCGTGAACAGGGGCGGGACCAGCTGGTGCTGTGCGGTGTCTACGCCCATGTGGGCATCCTGCAGACCGCCTGCGAGGCGTTCGCGCACGACATCCAGACGTTCCTGGTCGCCGACGCCGTCGCCGACTTCTCCGCGGCGGACCACCGGATGGCCGTCGCCTACGCGGCCGGCCGCTGCTCCATGGTGGTGCCGACCGCGACCGTGTCCAATGCCCTGGGGGCCGTCGTCACGGGAGGGGCGCGGTGA
- a CDS encoding anthranilate synthase family protein — MTAEDADGGLLGRLTGGAPPPSFALLHRPEASGAGLIDLLVGDVSEVGSTADLPLSPEGGNGRHDLLALLPFRQISERGYEHNDDGEPLLVMKVTEQAAVPADEVLAGLPDLPIEVGDGGFDTDDDEYADVVRRIITDEIGAGTGANFVIKRTFLAQIASWSAQTALTLFGRLLRHTSGAYWTFLIRVGGRTFIGASPERHLTLDRGTAVMNPISGTYRYPSSGPSLEGALEFLADRKEANELYMVVDEELKMMCRVCDGGAHVIGPRLREMPHLAHTEYFIEGQVTRDVREVVRETLFAPTVTGSPLESACRVIAKYENGGRGYYAGVVALLGRDSEGGQRLDSAIVIRTADIDRTGRLRLGVGSTLVRDSDPRAEAEETRAKASGLLAALYAAPAATADTWRPPAEVPGLSALPEVVSALAARNAPMAGFWRRPPGSRGARSSLLSGRRALLIDAEDTFTAMGAAMMSDLGLDVTVRRFDEEYRFEGQDLVVVGPGPGDPRDTNHPKNAHLREVTRRLLDTDTPFLSVCLGHQALSGVLGLELVRRSVPNQGAQREIDFFGRREAVYFYNTFAAVSPRESFPGPQNRPGPVEVCRDPVDNEVHGLRGQGFSSVQFHPASVMTRDGSAILDRMLSDLLRTT; from the coding sequence GTGACCGCCGAAGACGCCGACGGCGGTCTGCTGGGCAGGCTGACGGGCGGGGCGCCGCCGCCATCGTTCGCCCTGCTGCACCGGCCGGAGGCGTCGGGCGCGGGGCTGATCGACCTGCTCGTCGGTGATGTGTCGGAGGTCGGTTCGACGGCGGACCTCCCGCTGTCGCCCGAGGGCGGCAACGGCCGGCACGACCTTCTGGCCCTGCTGCCGTTCCGGCAGATCTCGGAGCGCGGCTACGAGCACAACGACGACGGCGAACCGCTGCTCGTCATGAAGGTCACCGAGCAGGCCGCCGTGCCGGCCGACGAGGTGCTGGCCGGACTGCCGGACCTGCCCATCGAGGTCGGCGACGGCGGTTTCGACACCGACGACGACGAGTACGCCGACGTGGTAAGGCGCATCATCACCGACGAGATCGGCGCCGGTACCGGCGCCAACTTCGTCATCAAACGCACGTTCCTCGCGCAGATCGCGAGCTGGTCGGCGCAGACCGCGCTGACCTTGTTCGGCCGGCTGCTGCGGCACACCTCGGGTGCCTATTGGACGTTCCTGATCCGGGTGGGCGGCCGGACCTTCATCGGCGCGAGTCCGGAGCGCCACCTCACGCTGGACCGGGGCACGGCGGTGATGAACCCCATCAGCGGCACGTACCGCTACCCGAGTTCGGGTCCCTCCCTCGAAGGGGCGCTGGAGTTCCTGGCCGACCGCAAGGAGGCCAACGAGCTCTACATGGTCGTGGACGAGGAACTCAAGATGATGTGCCGGGTGTGCGACGGCGGCGCCCACGTGATCGGACCGCGGCTGCGCGAGATGCCCCACCTCGCGCACACCGAGTACTTCATCGAGGGACAGGTCACCCGGGACGTCCGCGAGGTCGTCCGTGAGACGTTGTTCGCGCCGACCGTCACGGGCAGCCCGCTGGAGAGCGCCTGCCGCGTCATCGCGAAGTACGAGAACGGAGGGCGGGGCTACTACGCGGGCGTGGTGGCCCTGCTGGGCCGGGACTCCGAGGGGGGACAGCGGCTGGACTCGGCCATTGTCATCCGCACCGCCGACATCGACCGCACCGGGCGGCTGCGTCTGGGCGTGGGCTCGACGCTGGTACGCGACTCCGACCCTCGGGCCGAGGCGGAGGAGACCCGGGCCAAGGCGTCGGGCCTGCTCGCTGCCCTGTACGCGGCTCCCGCCGCGACCGCGGACACCTGGCGGCCACCGGCCGAGGTGCCCGGGCTGAGCGCCCTGCCGGAGGTGGTCAGCGCGCTGGCCGCCCGGAACGCGCCGATGGCCGGCTTCTGGCGGCGGCCCCCGGGATCCCGGGGTGCCCGGTCATCGCTGTTGTCCGGACGCAGGGCCCTGCTCATCGACGCGGAGGACACCTTCACCGCGATGGGCGCGGCCATGATGTCCGACCTCGGCCTGGACGTGACCGTACGCCGCTTCGACGAGGAGTACCGCTTCGAGGGCCAGGACCTCGTCGTCGTGGGGCCCGGCCCCGGGGACCCGCGCGACACGAACCATCCGAAGAACGCGCATCTGCGGGAGGTGACGCGACGCCTGCTCGACACGGACACGCCGTTCCTCTCGGTCTGCCTGGGGCACCAGGCGCTGAGCGGTGTCCTCGGGCTGGAACTGGTCCGCAGATCCGTGCCCAACCAGGGGGCGCAGCGGGAGATCGACTTCTTCGGTCGCCGGGAGGCCGTGTACTTCTACAACACCTTCGCCGCCGTCAGCCCACGGGAGTCCTTCCCCGGCCCGCAGAACCGGCCCGGCCCCGTCGAGGTGTGCCGGGACCCCGTGGACAACGAGGTGCACGGCCTGCGCGGCCAGGGGTTCTCCTCGGTCCAGTTCCATCCGGCGTCGGTGATGACGCGCGACGGCTCGGCCATCCTCGACCGGATGCTCTCGGACCTGCTGCGTACGACATGA
- a CDS encoding helix-turn-helix transcriptional regulator: MSEDTVTEWPMAGRNTELDRIEAAVARGHGALLTGEPGVGKSRLLRASLRRAAEKGAEVRLVSGAGICGADVSSLFTGWASGQGGERDAVARHLLDDAFPGRRTPAADGLQGRFVLGLDDAHCLAPAFAARLRAGVAEGRLTLVATVRAGVPAPDGVNRLWVERLVERMEIAELDRSAAADVVHAKLGGHVAAAALERLWSFTQGNALLLTELADSALADGSLRSEDGTWLWDGLNGRPAARLADLVHLRLGHLSPDERRLVQMIALAEPLEAELSAVAELTHAVETLDRRGLITAELSGLRLRLRLAYPLYRPVLVSSLPELTGLRLRRRLADALEDTGLRRDDDVLRMAVLRIDAGQLPCADQLQSAARTALRHLDFALTERLCLLALPLPDADIPTLMLLRGRALQGQGRHAEAETLFAGMSAEKGPTSTAVWAEAVQARSENLAWGLRLVQDAEAVLDEAVTAAPETGRGLLQGTQTVMMLLGDRLEEAAAMGETVLAEPRDPAVVQRVLPPAAFARNELGDAVGALALLQRCRPEPGVWSDEARLSHQLVAACAALQTGAVAVAGAILDGLPADTEDDRPGALWAASVRARLYRSCGRYADGIGLLRQVSAPPDTRDWLTTKAWRLAQMAGALAEAGEHAEAMRVLVEVRSEESGTVRYPLAADGVAMERALVLAHVGDLTGALHDALELGERAAAAGRAFQALTALHLVARIGEARAVVERASALARHLDSGLAALQAEHVRALADADGDALSALAERFEAMGLLPLAAEASAQACRAHRAAGRHRRSRATRTECQELLQRFGGTLPVWAALDKQGSEPSAELTGREREVAALAASGLSNQDVADRLGVSVRTVENHLHRAYGKLGVTTRADLAQRLDSRLSADGFGNLPAPAPGRTRRVQDAGPAQPRADRPGLVAAGRHSGRVGVGEA; encoded by the coding sequence ATGTCGGAAGACACGGTGACCGAGTGGCCCATGGCCGGCCGTAACACCGAACTGGACAGGATCGAGGCGGCGGTGGCCCGCGGGCACGGCGCCCTGCTGACCGGAGAGCCCGGCGTCGGCAAGAGCCGGCTGCTGCGCGCCTCGTTGCGGCGCGCAGCGGAGAAGGGCGCTGAGGTCAGGCTGGTCAGCGGGGCGGGAATCTGCGGGGCGGACGTGTCCTCGCTGTTCACCGGATGGGCGAGCGGGCAGGGTGGTGAGCGTGATGCCGTCGCCCGGCACCTCCTCGACGATGCCTTCCCCGGCCGCCGGACACCCGCTGCGGACGGTCTCCAGGGGCGGTTCGTCCTCGGCCTCGACGACGCGCACTGCCTGGCTCCGGCGTTCGCGGCGCGACTGCGGGCAGGTGTCGCCGAGGGGCGGTTGACCCTGGTGGCCACCGTCCGGGCCGGCGTCCCGGCACCCGACGGCGTCAACAGGCTCTGGGTGGAGCGGCTGGTCGAGCGGATGGAGATCGCGGAACTCGACCGGTCTGCGGCGGCCGACGTCGTCCACGCGAAGCTCGGCGGACATGTCGCCGCGGCGGCACTGGAACGGTTGTGGTCCTTCACCCAGGGGAACGCGCTGCTCCTGACGGAACTCGCCGACTCCGCGCTCGCCGACGGCAGCCTCCGCAGCGAGGACGGCACCTGGCTGTGGGACGGCCTGAACGGCAGGCCCGCGGCGCGCCTGGCGGACCTGGTGCACCTGCGGCTCGGCCACCTCTCGCCGGACGAGCGCCGGCTCGTGCAGATGATCGCCCTCGCCGAGCCGCTCGAAGCGGAGCTGTCGGCCGTCGCGGAACTGACCCACGCCGTGGAGACGCTCGACAGACGGGGCCTCATCACCGCCGAACTCAGCGGCCTGCGACTGCGCCTGCGACTGGCCTACCCCCTCTACCGTCCCGTCCTCGTCTCCAGCCTGCCCGAACTGACCGGCCTGCGGCTGCGGCGCAGACTCGCCGACGCCCTGGAGGACACCGGCCTGCGTCGGGACGACGACGTACTGCGCATGGCCGTCCTGCGGATCGACGCCGGACAACTGCCGTGCGCCGACCAGCTCCAGTCCGCTGCGAGGACCGCGCTGCGGCATCTGGACTTCGCGCTCACCGAGCGACTGTGCCTGCTCGCCCTTCCCCTGCCCGACGCGGACATCCCCACCCTCATGCTGCTGCGCGGCCGGGCGCTGCAGGGCCAGGGGCGTCATGCCGAGGCCGAGACGCTGTTCGCCGGCATGTCCGCCGAAAAGGGCCCGACCAGCACCGCGGTATGGGCGGAGGCCGTGCAGGCACGCTCGGAGAACCTGGCCTGGGGACTGCGCCTCGTCCAGGATGCCGAGGCGGTCCTCGACGAGGCGGTCACGGCCGCTCCCGAGACCGGCCGAGGGCTGCTGCAAGGCACCCAGACCGTCATGATGCTGCTGGGCGACCGGCTGGAGGAGGCCGCCGCCATGGGGGAGACGGTGCTCGCCGAGCCCCGCGATCCGGCCGTGGTCCAGCGGGTACTGCCGCCCGCCGCCTTCGCCCGCAACGAACTGGGCGACGCGGTCGGTGCGCTCGCCCTCCTCCAGCGGTGCCGTCCCGAACCGGGCGTCTGGAGCGACGAGGCCCGGCTGTCCCACCAACTGGTCGCGGCCTGCGCCGCACTCCAGACCGGCGCTGTGGCGGTGGCGGGCGCGATCTTGGACGGCCTGCCCGCCGACACGGAGGACGACCGGCCCGGCGCCCTGTGGGCCGCGTCGGTACGGGCACGGCTGTACCGCAGCTGCGGCCGGTACGCCGATGGCATCGGCCTGCTGCGCCAGGTCAGCGCGCCGCCGGACACGCGTGACTGGCTCACCACCAAGGCGTGGCGGCTGGCTCAGATGGCGGGCGCGCTGGCCGAGGCGGGCGAGCACGCCGAGGCGATGCGTGTCCTGGTCGAGGTCCGCTCCGAGGAGAGCGGCACCGTGCGGTACCCGCTCGCCGCGGACGGGGTGGCCATGGAGCGGGCGCTGGTCCTCGCCCACGTCGGAGATCTCACCGGCGCGCTGCACGACGCACTGGAACTGGGCGAGCGCGCGGCCGCCGCCGGCCGCGCCTTCCAGGCACTGACGGCGCTGCACCTGGTGGCCCGCATCGGCGAGGCCCGCGCGGTCGTCGAGCGGGCCTCCGCCCTGGCCCGGCACCTCGATTCCGGCCTCGCCGCACTGCAGGCCGAGCACGTACGGGCGTTGGCCGACGCGGACGGGGACGCGCTCTCCGCGCTCGCCGAGCGGTTCGAGGCGATGGGCCTGCTGCCGCTGGCCGCCGAGGCGTCGGCGCAGGCGTGCCGGGCCCATCGGGCGGCGGGGCGGCACCGCAGGAGCCGGGCCACCCGGACCGAGTGCCAGGAACTGCTGCAGCGGTTCGGGGGCACGCTGCCGGTGTGGGCCGCGCTGGACAAGCAGGGATCGGAGCCGTCGGCCGAACTCACCGGCCGTGAGCGGGAGGTGGCGGCGCTCGCCGCCTCCGGGCTCTCGAACCAGGACGTCGCCGACCGGCTGGGCGTATCGGTGCGCACGGTGGAGAACCATCTGCACCGCGCCTACGGCAAGCTCGGGGTCACCACGCGGGCCGATCTCGCCCAGCGTCTGGACTCCAGGCTGTCGGCGGACGGCTTCGGGAACCTTCCGGCACCTGCCCCCGGACGGACGCGGCGGGTCCAGGACGCCGGCCCGGCGCAGCCGCGTGCGGACCGCCCGGGACTCGTCGCGGCGGGGAGGCACTCCGGGCGGGTCGGGGTGGGCGAGGCCTGA
- a CDS encoding PhzF family phenazine biosynthesis protein — MHNYVVADAFTDTPLEGNPVAVFFDAHDIPDVRMQRIAREMNLSEVTFVLPAEKGGDARIRIFTPVNELPFAGHPMLGTAVVLGRSFKGDRLLLETAMGTIPFDFDREGDRVTSVRMQQPIPTWEPYEHADELLAGLGLKSSTLPVEAYRNGPRHVFVGLENVAALSAVRPDLRVLARFPDMAVNCFAPADGHWRSRMFSPAYGVAEDAATGSAAGPLAVHVARHGLSKFGREIEILQGVEMGRPSTMIARAEGTEDRITSIEVGGAAVVVAAGVIHV; from the coding sequence ATGCATAATTACGTAGTCGCGGATGCCTTCACGGACACGCCGCTGGAAGGAAATCCGGTCGCCGTCTTCTTCGACGCACACGACATTCCTGACGTGCGTATGCAAAGAATTGCCAGAGAGATGAACCTCTCGGAGGTCACCTTTGTGCTCCCCGCTGAGAAGGGCGGTGACGCGCGCATCCGAATCTTTACTCCGGTGAACGAACTGCCCTTTGCGGGGCACCCGATGCTGGGCACCGCCGTCGTCCTCGGCAGGTCGTTCAAGGGCGATCGGCTACTGCTGGAGACCGCCATGGGCACGATCCCCTTCGACTTCGACCGCGAGGGCGACCGGGTCACCTCCGTCCGCATGCAGCAGCCGATTCCCACCTGGGAACCGTACGAGCATGCCGACGAACTGCTGGCGGGGCTCGGCCTGAAGTCGTCCACCCTGCCGGTGGAGGCCTACCGGAACGGACCACGGCATGTCTTCGTGGGGCTGGAGAACGTGGCGGCTCTGTCCGCCGTCCGGCCCGACCTTCGTGTCCTCGCCCGCTTCCCCGACATGGCCGTGAACTGCTTCGCCCCCGCGGACGGGCACTGGCGGAGCCGGATGTTCTCACCCGCGTACGGCGTGGCCGAGGACGCGGCGACCGGATCGGCCGCCGGACCGCTGGCGGTCCACGTCGCACGGCACGGCCTGAGCAAGTTCGGCCGCGAGATCGAGATCCTCCAGGGTGTCGAGATGGGCCGCCCGTCGACGATGATCGCCAGGGCCGAGGGCACCGAGGACCGGATCACCTCGATCGAGGTGGGCGGGGCCGCCGTGGTCGTCGCCGCTGGAGTCATCCACGTATGA
- a CDS encoding ParB/RepB/Spo0J family partition protein, with protein sequence MSALIPGYSPRIGGEITSHVQALAETEETLPPITVHRPSMRVIDGMHRVRSAILRGRQTIQVRYFDGTEQDAFVLAVRLNVTHGLPLTLAERRRAAARIVVSHAQLSDRAIASLTGLSGKTVGEIRKRTAEGAHQPLARVGRDGRTRPLNTELGRRLAAEYLSANPGGSLREVARVAGISPETVRDVRDKLSRGEDPIPVRQRFSPAAEATKDRTPPAKDEHQGRRSFGSPATVHRMPTDGRSALAALRKDPSLRFTEAGRVLLRLLDPHIMFADRREQLIKDLPEHTLGMLSRAAQQYAASWSEIAVALEERARQAALNPQSSTGIRIS encoded by the coding sequence GTGAGTGCGCTGATCCCGGGGTACTCCCCACGCATCGGCGGCGAGATCACCAGCCACGTGCAGGCGCTCGCCGAGACGGAGGAGACGCTCCCTCCCATCACCGTCCACCGACCCAGCATGCGCGTCATCGACGGAATGCACCGGGTGCGCTCCGCGATCCTCCGGGGCCGGCAGACGATCCAGGTCCGGTACTTCGACGGCACCGAACAGGATGCCTTCGTGCTCGCCGTCCGGCTGAACGTCACACACGGCCTGCCGCTCACCCTCGCGGAGCGCCGAAGAGCCGCCGCGCGCATAGTGGTCTCGCACGCACAACTGTCGGACCGGGCCATCGCCTCCCTCACCGGGCTGTCCGGCAAGACGGTGGGCGAGATCCGCAAACGCACCGCCGAGGGAGCGCACCAGCCACTCGCCAGAGTCGGCCGGGACGGACGCACCCGACCGCTGAACACCGAGCTCGGCCGACGGCTGGCCGCCGAGTACCTCAGCGCCAACCCGGGCGGCTCACTGCGGGAGGTCGCCAGAGTCGCGGGCATCTCGCCGGAGACCGTGCGCGACGTCCGGGACAAGCTCAGCCGCGGCGAGGACCCCATACCCGTGCGGCAGCGCTTCTCCCCGGCGGCGGAGGCCACGAAGGACCGGACCCCGCCCGCGAAGGACGAGCATCAGGGCCGGCGGAGCTTCGGCTCCCCCGCGACCGTCCATCGGATGCCGACCGACGGCCGGTCCGCCCTGGCCGCCCTGCGCAAGGACCCCTCACTGCGGTTCACGGAGGCCGGCCGGGTTCTGCTGCGCCTCCTGGACCCCCACATCATGTTCGCCGACCGCCGCGAACAACTGATCAAGGACCTTCCCGAGCACACCCTGGGCATGCTCTCCAGAGCCGCCCAGCAGTATGCCGCCTCATGGAGCGAAATCGCGGTCGCACTGGAGGAGAGGGCCCGCCAGGCGGCCCTCAACCCGCAGTCGTCCACAGGGATACGCATCAGCTGA